One genomic window of Eptesicus fuscus isolate TK198812 chromosome 6, DD_ASM_mEF_20220401, whole genome shotgun sequence includes the following:
- the SCARA3 gene encoding scavenger receptor class A member 3 isoform X2, which produces MKVRSAGGDGDALCVSEEELAGDEDMPSFPCTQEGRPGPRCSRCQKNLSLHTSVRILYLFLALLLVAVVVLASLVFRKVDSLSEDISLAQATYDKKLVSMQENLQGLDLKAPNNCSFCHEAGQLGQEIRKLQEELEGIQKMLLAQEVQLDQASQTHELLSTTSSQISQEMGNCSFSTHQVNQSLGLFLTQVRGWQATTAGLDLSLKDLAQECYDVRAAVHQINFTVGQTSEWIHGIRRKTDEETLTLQKIVTDWQNYTRLFSSLRTTSTKTGEAVKNIQATLGASSQRISQNSESMHDLVMQVMGLQLQLDNISSFLDDHEENMHDLQYHTRYAQNRTVERFETLEGRMASHEIEIGTIFTNINATDSHVHSMLKYLDDVRLSCTLGFHTHAEELYYLNKSVSLMLGTTDLLRERFGLLSARLDFNVRNLSMIVEEMKAVDTQHGEILRNVTIVRGAPGPPGPRGLKGDLSCPLTSPLRDPEWPLYEQHN; this is translated from the exons TGAGGTCGGCTGGTGGCGACGGAGATGCGTTGTGTGTTTCAGAAGAGGAGCTGGCTGGTGACGAGGACATGCCGTCCTTCCCGTGCACACAGGAGG GCCGGCCGGGACCCCGCTGCAGCCGCTGCCAGAAGAACCTGTCTTTGCACACGTCCGTGCGGATTCTttacctcttcctggctctgctctTGGTGGCCGTGGTCGTGCTGGCCTCTCTGG TTTTCAGGAAAGTAGACTCTCTCTCAGAAGACATCTCCCTGGCCCAAGCCACTTATGACAAGAAGCTTGTGTCTATGCAGGAAAATCTCCAGGGCCTCG ATCTGAAGGCCCCGAACAACTGCTCTTTCTGCCACGAGGCCGGGCAGCTGGGGCAAGAGATCAGAAAActgcaggaggagctggagggaaTTCAGAAGATGCTTTTGGCTCAGGAGGTCCAGCTGGACCAGGCCTCTCAGACCCATGAGCTGCTCTCCACCACCAGCAGTCAGATCTCCCAGGAGATGGGCAACTGTTCCTTCTCCACCCACCAGGTCAACCAATCTTTGGGGCTCTTCCTGACTCAGGTGCGAGGCTGGCAGGCCACCACGGCCGGCCTGGACCTCTCTCTAAAGGACCTGGCCCAGGAGTGCTACGACGTCCGGGCTGCAGTGCACCAGATCAACTTCACCGTGGGGCAGACTTCAGAATGGATCCACGGGATCCGCCGGAAGACGGATGAGGAAACCCTGACCCTCCAGAAGATCGTCACCGACTGGCAGAACTACACCCGGCTCTTCAGCAGCCTGCGCACCACCTCGACCAAGACCGGAGAAGCGGTCAAGAACATCCAGGCCACCCTGGGGGCCTCTTCACAGCGCATCAGCCAGAATTCCGAGAGCATGCATGACCTGGTGATGCAGGTCATGGGCTTGCAGCTGCAGCTGGATAACATCTCGTCCTTCCTGGACGACCATGAAGAGAACATGCACGACCTGCAGTACCACACTCGCTATGCTCAGAACCGCACGGTGGAGAGGTTCGAGACGCTGGAAGGACGCATGGCCTCCCACGAGATCGAGATTGGCACCATCTTTACCAACATCAATGCCACCGACAGCCACGTGCACAGCATGCTCAAGTACCTGGACGATGTGCGGCTGTCCTGCACGCTGGGCTTCCACACCCACGCCGAGGAGCTCTACTACCTGAACAAGTCCGTCTCCCTCATGCTGGGCACCACGGACCTGCTCCGAGAGCGCTTTGGCCTGCTCAGCGCCCGCCTGGACTTCAACGTCCGCAACCTGTCCATGATCGTGGAGGAGATGAAGGCCGTGGACACACAGCACGGAGAGATCCTCCGCAACGTCACCATCGTGCGAG GTGCCCCCGGCCCTCCAGGACCAAGAGGACTCAAGGGAGAT CTCTCCTGTCCACTGACCTCACCCCTCCGTGACCCAGAATGGCCTCTGTATGAGCAGCACAACTGA
- the SCARA3 gene encoding scavenger receptor class A member 3 isoform X1, whose product MKGRPGPRCSRCQKNLSLHTSVRILYLFLALLLVAVVVLASLVFRKVDSLSEDISLAQATYDKKLVSMQENLQGLDLKAPNNCSFCHEAGQLGQEIRKLQEELEGIQKMLLAQEVQLDQASQTHELLSTTSSQISQEMGNCSFSTHQVNQSLGLFLTQVRGWQATTAGLDLSLKDLAQECYDVRAAVHQINFTVGQTSEWIHGIRRKTDEETLTLQKIVTDWQNYTRLFSSLRTTSTKTGEAVKNIQATLGASSQRISQNSESMHDLVMQVMGLQLQLDNISSFLDDHEENMHDLQYHTRYAQNRTVERFETLEGRMASHEIEIGTIFTNINATDSHVHSMLKYLDDVRLSCTLGFHTHAEELYYLNKSVSLMLGTTDLLRERFGLLSARLDFNVRNLSMIVEEMKAVDTQHGEILRNVTIVRGAPGPPGPRGLKGDVGVKGPIGGRGPKGDPGSLGPPGPQGPQGQPGEIGPVGERGPVGLRGFPGLKGSKGSFGTGGPRGQPGPKGDVGPPGPEGPPGSPGPSGPQGKPGIAGKTGSPGQRGPVGPKGEPGIQGPPGLPGPPGPPGSQIRY is encoded by the exons GCCGGCCGGGACCCCGCTGCAGCCGCTGCCAGAAGAACCTGTCTTTGCACACGTCCGTGCGGATTCTttacctcttcctggctctgctctTGGTGGCCGTGGTCGTGCTGGCCTCTCTGG TTTTCAGGAAAGTAGACTCTCTCTCAGAAGACATCTCCCTGGCCCAAGCCACTTATGACAAGAAGCTTGTGTCTATGCAGGAAAATCTCCAGGGCCTCG ATCTGAAGGCCCCGAACAACTGCTCTTTCTGCCACGAGGCCGGGCAGCTGGGGCAAGAGATCAGAAAActgcaggaggagctggagggaaTTCAGAAGATGCTTTTGGCTCAGGAGGTCCAGCTGGACCAGGCCTCTCAGACCCATGAGCTGCTCTCCACCACCAGCAGTCAGATCTCCCAGGAGATGGGCAACTGTTCCTTCTCCACCCACCAGGTCAACCAATCTTTGGGGCTCTTCCTGACTCAGGTGCGAGGCTGGCAGGCCACCACGGCCGGCCTGGACCTCTCTCTAAAGGACCTGGCCCAGGAGTGCTACGACGTCCGGGCTGCAGTGCACCAGATCAACTTCACCGTGGGGCAGACTTCAGAATGGATCCACGGGATCCGCCGGAAGACGGATGAGGAAACCCTGACCCTCCAGAAGATCGTCACCGACTGGCAGAACTACACCCGGCTCTTCAGCAGCCTGCGCACCACCTCGACCAAGACCGGAGAAGCGGTCAAGAACATCCAGGCCACCCTGGGGGCCTCTTCACAGCGCATCAGCCAGAATTCCGAGAGCATGCATGACCTGGTGATGCAGGTCATGGGCTTGCAGCTGCAGCTGGATAACATCTCGTCCTTCCTGGACGACCATGAAGAGAACATGCACGACCTGCAGTACCACACTCGCTATGCTCAGAACCGCACGGTGGAGAGGTTCGAGACGCTGGAAGGACGCATGGCCTCCCACGAGATCGAGATTGGCACCATCTTTACCAACATCAATGCCACCGACAGCCACGTGCACAGCATGCTCAAGTACCTGGACGATGTGCGGCTGTCCTGCACGCTGGGCTTCCACACCCACGCCGAGGAGCTCTACTACCTGAACAAGTCCGTCTCCCTCATGCTGGGCACCACGGACCTGCTCCGAGAGCGCTTTGGCCTGCTCAGCGCCCGCCTGGACTTCAACGTCCGCAACCTGTCCATGATCGTGGAGGAGATGAAGGCCGTGGACACACAGCACGGAGAGATCCTCCGCAACGTCACCATCGTGCGAG GTGCCCCCGGCCCTCCAGGACCAAGAGGACTCAAGGGAGATGTGGGTGTGAAAGGGCCCATTGGTGGCAGAGGACCAAAAGGAGACCCTGGCAGCTTGGggcccccgggaccccagggCCCTCAGGGGCAGCCCGGGGAAATTGGACCCGTGGGAGAAAGGGGGCCGGTTGGCCTGCGGGGTTTCCCAGGCCTCAAAGGCTCGAAGGGCAGCTTTGGAACTGGAGGCCCACGAGGACAGCCAGGCCCCAAAGGGGATGTGGGGCCCCCGGGGCCAGAGGGGCCCCCAGGATCTCCAGGGCCCTCAGGGCCTCAGGGAAAACCGGGGATTGCTGGGAAGACAGGTTCACCGGGCCAGCGGGGGCCTGTGGGACCTAAGGGTGAACCAGGGATCCAGGGTCCCCCTGGCcttcctgggcccccaggcccacCAGGCAGCCAGATTCGCTACTGA